The genome window ATAGCTGGCTTATCATGGAAATGAAGAAAGAGATGTTGACATGCCCCTAACCATTGTATATACTTTAGGTATACTAAACATAAAGACAATAAAATTATGAAAACCGTTATTAATGTTAAAACCGATAAAGACGTAAAAGAGAACGCGCAAAGAATCGCCACCACTCTCGGTTTTTCTTTGAGCGCGATCATCAATGCCAACTTAAAACAATTTATCAGAAATAAAGAGGTTTATTTTGACCTTGCTCCCCGCATGTCTCCTGAATTGGAAAAACTTCTCGGAATAATAGAGAGCGATATTGATAAAAATAAGAATATTTCCCGCGCCTTTACCTCCGAAAACGAAATTAAAAAACATCTTTCCTCTCTTTGAAAATATGAAAATTCGCTTTCATAAAAATTTTGAAAAACAATATAAAAAATTAAAAAAGGAACAAAAGGAAAAGGCCCAAAACCGACTTTCTTTATTCCTGATAGATTCTTTTAATCCGACTCTTGGCAACTACCCATTAAAGGGAAAATATATCGGCTACAGAAGCATTGATATAACTGACGATTTAAGAGCTATCTACAAATTCATCAATAAGCAAGAATGTATTTTTGTCGCCATAGATACGCACAGCAAATTGTACTCTTAATTCATATTTTCCCTGTTTTTTTATTTCTTTTTTTGCTAAGATATACTTAACATATGCTAATTTTATCAGGCATCCAGCCATCGGGAAAACTTCATATCGGAAATTATCTGTCAGCCATAAGGCAATGGCTTGAACTCCAAAAAACAGAGGAGTGCGTTTTTTTTATCGCAGACTTGCATGCCCTCACTGTTCCATACGACCCGAAAACGCTTCAAGAAAAAATCTTGAACATAGTCGCTGAATACCTCGCCTGCGGGCTTGACCCGGAAAAATCCATCATCCTCGTCCAATCTAGCGTTAAAGAACACAGTGAACTATGCTGGCTTTTAAATACCATCACACCGATCGGAGAGCTGGAAAGAATGACCCAGTATAAAGATAAGGCAAAGAAATTTAAAGCCAACATCAATGCCGGCCTGCTGGATTACCCTGTTCTGATGGCAGCTGATATCCTGCTTTATCAGACCGATCTTGTCCCTATCGGAAAAGACCAAGTTCAGCATGTTGAGCTTGCCAGAACCATTGCCAGAAAATTTAACTCCCGCTTCGGAGAAACATTCAAAGAACCGAAACCATCTCTCCCAAAAATAGGAGAAAAAATAATGGCTCTGGACGCGCCAAAAAAGAAAATGTCCAAATCCTCTCCCGAAGGATGTCTTTTCCTTTTTGACGAGCCGGAAGCGATAACCAAAAAAATAATGTCAGCCACGACTGACACCGGAAAAATCATAAAATACTCCCCTTCTTCCAAGCCGGGAATATCAAACCTTCTGGCGATTTTTTCTCTTTTCAGCAACCAGCCAATTGAAGAACTGGAAAAAAAATTCAAAGGAGAAGGATATGCTAAATTCAAAAAAGAACTGGCTGCTCTTCTGGTGGAAAAATTGGAACCAATCCGCAAGAAAAAGAAGGAATTTCTTTCCAGAGAAGTCTATTTGAAGGATATATTGGGAAAAGGAGCTCAAAGAGCCGGAACAATCGCCCAGTCAACAATGGCCGATGTCAAAGCGAAAATGGGCTTGATTTAAATAGGCTTTTAAGCTATTATGATTTTATGAAAACTTACGAATTAACTTATTTAATATCTCCGAGCCTTCTGGCCGAAGAAATAATCACTTTGCAAAACAGGATATCCCTTAATATCCAAGAAAAGGGCGGAGTTTTAATTAACTCTTTTCCTATCATAAAAAAACAGCTAGCCTCGCCCATCAGAAAAAAAAGCTCCGCCTTTATGGCCACTATTGTCTTCCAGGTAGCCCCTGAAGAAATAACAAAAATAGGTAATGGCGTTAAAGCTGAAGAGAATGTCCTTCGCCACCTCCTTCTGAATAAAATACCGCCCAAGAAAGTCAAACTAAAGAGAAAACCGTTAACAGGCTTCAAACCGACGGAAGACAAAGAGGAATCTGTTGAAAAACCGCTTGAGAGAACCAAAGAAAAACAAAAACTGGAATTAAGCGATATTGATGAAAAATTAGACGAGATACTTAAATAAAAAAATAAAAAATGAATCTGAATAAAGTTTTGCTTATCGGCAGACTGACCAGAGACCCGGAAAATAAATCGTTGCCCAGCGGACAGCAAGTCACATCTTTCGGTATGGCTACTGACAGGTATTACACTTCAAAACAGGGAGAAAAACAGCAAAAAACAGAATTCCATAATATCGTCTGTTTTGGAAGGCTGGCGGAAATATCTTCTCAATACATGAATAAAGGCTCTTTGGTTTTCATTGAAGGAAGGCTTCAGACCAGAAACTGGAACGACGCTTCCGGAAATAAAAAATACAGAACAGAAATAATCGCTGAAAGACTGCAATTGGGACCAAGAAGCGCCGGCTCTGCCGGAAGCCCTGCTGGAGGAATAAAAACAGAACCGAATATCCAGCGTCCCGCAAGCGAATCTAAGCATTTCAACGAAGTAAGAGCGGATGAGGACATTCCCATTATTGAAGAAAACGAAGAAATAGACGTCAAAGACATACCCTTTTAAGCAAAGCTTAAAAGGAAATTCCAAATAACAAATTACAAATTCTAAATAAAATTATTGTATGGCTTGCTACTTTTGCCAAAAAAACATCAAAGAAATAGACTTTAAGAATACAGACGCCCTCCAGAAATTTATCTCCGGAATGGCTAAAATAAAACCCGGAAAAAAAACAGGAACTTGTTCCAGTCATCAAAGAAAAATTTCTGAAGCGATAAAAAGAGCCCGATATTTAGGACTCTTCGCTTAAGTCGCCCGGTTCTACTAAGGGAATAACTGCCTTAGCTATTTCTCCTTCTATTTTCTCCAGAAGTTCCCTGTTTTCTTTTAGGAAATTTTTACTTGCCTCGGTCCCCTGCCCTAATTTAAGCTCTCCATATCGAAGCCAACTTCCGGCTTTTTTTATTACGCCTGATTTAATTCCCGCCTCTATAACCCCTGATGTTCTGGATATCCCTTCATCATAATAAATGTCGTATTCGGCTATCTTAAAAGGAGCGGCCACTTTATTCTTCACTATTTTCGCTTTAATGCGGTTGCCGACAATTTCCTCTCTATGTTTTATCTGGGCGATTCTCTTTAGTTCAATTCTGACGGAAGCGTAAAATTTCAAAGCCAATCCTCCGGGCGTTGTTTCCGGGTTGCCCCACATCACCCCTATTTTCATACGAGTCTGATTAAGAAAAACAATGATTGTTTTTGCCTCGGAAACAATTCCCGAAAGCTTCCTCAAGGCTTGGCTCATCAGCCTGGCTTGAAGCCCGATCTGGAATTCCCCCACTTCTCCGTCTATTTCAGCTCTGGGAACTAAAGCAGCCACGGAATCAACCACAATAACATCCACTTGTCCGGATTTAACCAAGGTTTCAACAATCTGCAAAGCCTGTTCCCCTGAATCCGGCTGGGAAATAAGCAAGTCATCAACATTAACCCCTATTTTTCTGGCGTATTCAGGGTCCATAGCGTGTTCAGCGTCAATAAAGGCTCCTACTCCCCCTTTCTTCTGGGCTTCAGCTAAGATATGCAAAGAAAGAGTTGTCTTCCCCGTTGATTCGCCTCCGTAAATTTCAATTATTCTTCCTCTGGGAACTCCGCCGACGCCTAAAGCTGCGTTCAAGACAACCGAGCCTGTCGGAATAACATCAATATCAACCGCCCGCGTTTCTCTCAATTTCATTATCGCTCCCTCGCCAAAACGTTGTTTGATTTCATCAACAGCCTCTTGAAGATCTTTTGCCATTTCCTTTCCTCCTATTTTATCGTCCAGAGGACGATCAGCCTCTGACTGATTTTGATTAATTTTTTTCGTCATAAATTTAGTATACCATAAAAATTCATTTGGCGTCAGCCAAATGCCTTCCTGCTCCTTCGGCGTAATGCTGTTGAATTTCCACGGCTGTAAGCGCCCGAGAATAAATGCGGGCTTCGTCTATGGAACCGCTGAAGGCATTTCCGATTGTAACATTATTTATATTGGCGACTATCTTTCCTCCGAGGGTTGTTGTATTCTTTAAATTGCCATCAACGAATAATTGTTGTTTTGTGCCATTGAATGTCATTACAACGTGATGCCAGTCGGTTGGATTAGAAATTGAAGCTGTTATCTCATTACCGCTGATATATCCATAAAGAATTGACGTATCTAAACTCAATCGTAAAGAATAAGCGTCGCTTCCTTTGTTTAATATTTCTGGTTTTTGAGTACATGGAACATAAGAGATATTTGCCGTCCGCACCGCCCGCACGTAGCGGTTGCCGCCCTTACTGCTGACGTTCACGTAGCCATTGAAGAAGTATATGTTGACGGCGTTGATCGGGCCAGTATCGGTAGCCGACCAATAGGTGGAGGCTCTATACGTGCCTATACTGGCTCTGTTGGTGTATATAGTAGATAACTCGTCCATCGTCGGCATTCGCCAATCGTCTTTATCTAACCAAGTCAGTCCATCAGCCCAACTTATGGCGCCACCCCAGGAGTTCACCCCATCATTGTTAGTCCCAGCCGTGTTTGTATTACGCGCTACGTACATATCTCCTATTTGCACTACCTCGTTGGTGCCGGAGGGGCCATAGACGTCATACCAGTTTACTGCCTGCCCTCCAGATTGCTGGAATCCCGGTTTAATCCACGCCTCAATAGTAATCGCATCAGTAATATTTAAATTTGCTGAATTTGACACATTCACAAAATCATCCGAGCCGTCAAAACCCAAAGCATAAGTTCTTGTAGGGGAGCCTGTTTGTTGCCACAAAGCTCCGTTGTAAACGCCGTCATTGCCGTAACCGGAACTGTCTTTTAGTTGTCCTGACGCTTCCTCAAAACTCCAAATTCCCACGACGCTGTCGCCGAGAGCGTGCTGGAGGCCGAAACTGAACTTCAAGACGCCGGCGATTCTGGCTTTTTCCCTCTGGTTCGATATGGTAACCAAAACAACGCTGGCCAGCAAACCAATAATAGCGACGACGACCAAGAGCTCTATTAAAGCGAATGCTTCTTTCGCTCTCATATCAGCATTTTAATGATTTAGATTTTCTTCCAACTATCATCTTCCTCGCCCTCTACAACTTTAGCGGAAGAAGGTTTCTCTTCTTCAGGAAAACCGCTCTCTTCATTTTCGTTTTCCTCAACAAAATCAACTGAAGGCTCTTCTTCTGCTGAAGAATTTTCCTGACTGAAGAATACTTGCCTTGGCTTAGCTCCCTCTCCGTGCCCGACTATCCCTTTTTCCTCCAGCATATCTATCAAACGGGCAGCCCGAGCATAACCGACGCTTAATCTCCTCTGAAGCAAAGAAGCTGAAGCCTTTTTTGACTCAATGACAATTCTTTTAGCTTCCTCATAGAGAGGGTCATCATCTTTGAAAGAAACTTCCCCGACATTAACTTTGTTTCTGGAAATAGCCTCTTCCAAGTTATCTTCCAAACTGCTTTCCAAAATATCCTCGTCCAATTCCTCGCTTTCCTTTTGAGCTCTTTCTTTAATGAAATCAACTACCCTTTTCACTTCTTCCTCTGAAATGAAAGCTCCTTGAATTCTTTTCGGCTTAGGCAATTGAGCGGAAAGGAAAAGCATATCTCCTTTTCCCAATAATCGCTCCGCTCCGGACATATCCAGAACTGTCCTGGAATCAACTTGAGAAGCAACCTGAAAGGTAAGACGCGAAGTGACATTAGCCTTAATCAAGCCGGTGATAACCTCCACAGACGGCCTTTGGGTGGCTAAAACAAGATGTATACCCACAGCCCTGGCCATTTGAGCCAGCCTGACGATTGACGACTCCACTTCCCTACCCATAGAAAGCATCAGGTCAGCCAGCTCGTCAATAATAACAACTATGTAAGGCATTTTTTCCTGCTTATTTTTTGTTCTTAAAATATTATAACTTTTAATATCCCTGTTATGCTCTTTTGCCAAAACCTCAAATCTTCTTTCCATTTCCGTAATCAGCCATTTAAGAGCTGAAACTGCTTTCGGAGCTTCCGTGATCGTGGAACATAAAAGATGAGGCAATCCCTGATAAATTGAAAACTCAACTCTCTTCGGGTCAATCAGAATAAGACGCATATCTTCCGGAGAATTGCGATACAAAAGAGAAATAATAAGGCTGTTGAGAAAAATTGTCTTTCCTGTTCCGGTTGCTCCGGCCACCAACATATGAGGCATAGAAGCGATATCGCCGTAAAATGGATTGCCGGAAACATCTTTGCCGAAACAGAAAGACAGGCTTGAACCGGTTTCCTTAAATTTAGGATCTTGAATCAGATATCTTAACCTTACTTCAGTCCTTATCTTATTAGGTATTTCAATTCCAACCAATGATTTCCCCGGCACAGGCGCTTCTATTCTGATAGGATGGCTGGCCAAGGCCAAAGAAAGGTCATTGGAAAGGGTTGTTATTTTGGAAAGTTTTATCCCTTCAGCCGGTTTCAATGTGTATTGAGTAACAGTAGGGCCGATATTTATGCCTGACATTTCCACAGGAATGGAAAAATTTTCTAAAGTTCTTTTGATGATGGCTGAATTCCTGGCTGTGTCTCCGGCAGAAGGAACACCCTTGTCCTGATCAAGCAACTCCAAAGGAGGCGCCTGATAATCAGAAGACATAAACTCTTGAGACACTTTCTTAATTTTCATTTCCGGAAAATCCTTACGAGTTCCTAAGGGAACAGAAGGGCTTCCTTCTTTATTTACGGAATCAATTTCTTTAACGTCAAAAGACGGCTTGCCTTTAATTTTATTAGCTAAACGTCCGATCAATCCCTCCTCGCTACGCCGTAGCCCCGCCGATGGCGGAACGAAGACAGGCTCCTCCTCCTCTTCCTCTTCATCTTCATATTCCTCAAGAGAACGAATTGGAGCTAAGAAATGCCAAAAAATTAAAACTCCGGCTAAGATAAGTCCTCCGAAAATTATTTCCGTCACTAAGAGTCCAAAAAAATTTATCAAAGGAGAAGCGATGTATCCCAAACATCCGCCTTCTTTTTCTCCTGGCTTGGATATTTCAAGAAAACCGGCCACTCCGATAAGAAGAAAAAGGTTGGCGAAAAAAATTCCGCCAAAAACTTTTTTATAACGGTCGCTTAATAAAATCAAACCGGTCAAAACCAGCAATACGGGAAAGAAAAAAACAGCCTTGCCTATCAGAAAAGTAAAGCTCGCCCTTATTATTGTTCCGGCTACTCCGGATTTTTCAAAGAAACTCAAGGAAACAATTATCGCCAAAATAAAAACAGCTATTGCGGAAATGGATTTTTTGACCTTTTCCGGCAAAGTAAATCTCCCCCCTCCCCCATTCCTCCTATAAGAATCCTGTCTTTCTTTTTTATTATTTTTATTATTTTTATTGTTTTTCTTCTTAGCCATAAGATTAATTAAGGTGTTCAGATTATCTTAATTTTATCATAACATCAGAAAAAACAAAAACCCCGCCGGTGGCGGAGCTCCTGTTCTCGGTAGCTACAGGGGTCAGACCCCTGCAAGATTTACAGGGGTCAGACCCCTGCAAGATACCCCTGCGAGATAACTAATACGGAATACCTCTGAGGAATTATTCTATGTCAAGATTAGGAAATTCTTTAATTCCCTTTTTATATGTCACCCAATTCCTGATAAGCTCTCTACAACCATCGTTTCCACCCATTATTTTCAACAAAAACTCCCTATTAGTAACTGAAGGAAAATTCTTTTCCCCAATATAGTCTTGATGGCTTGACCATTTATAATCACTTTCTAAAAATTTAATAACTTTTTGGGGATTTTTAATTCCTTTTTCTTTCCAACCGGGCTCAATTAAGGATATGGGATTGCAATGAATGTAAGTAAAAACCGCTCTCAATTGATCTTCATTTTCAATATGAGCCGAATAAAATCTGTCCTGAAAAAAATATCCTTTAAATTCTATGCCATATTTACTCTTAAAATAAGCGGCATAACCGGCTCCGACTTTCTGCATAAATTTACTGACTCCTCCTTCCTTTAGTTGCCTTACTAATAAATGAATGTGATTAGGCATAAAGCAAAAAGACAAAATCTCCACAAACAAATCTCTTTCTCCTTCGCGTTTTATCGTCAATCCTTCAGACGCCTCGGGAGCATGTATCGCCGGGGAATTAATTACAGGACTCTGGCCCATGTTGAATCTTTTTATGGCCTCTTTAAACTGATTGCGGGCAATTCTACGCTCCCTAATTGTGATTTGCTCTGTTGTATTAAACTCGTATATTGAAAAAATACCCCGATAATAATCGTCAACATCTATAAAAAGCAACTCATCGCCCGCTCTCCTTAGAACGACGTGATAAAATTCGTTATTTATAAGTTGTCTTAATTTCCGTGGCATAAACCTACAGTGAATTTACAGGGGTTTACAGGGGTCAGACCCCTGCGAGATTTACAGGGGTCAGACCCCTGCGAGATATTTACCCCTGCGAGATATTATTGTTTGAAGCCGGTGCCGGCCGGTATCAATTTGCCGATGATGACGTTTTCTTTTAAGCCGATAAGGTCGTCTGTCTTTCCTTCAGCCGCAGCCCTTATCAATACTCTGGAAGTTTCCTGGAAGGAAGATGCTGAAAGGAATGAATCCGTGGTCAAGGAAACTCTGGAAATCCCCAGCAAAATAGTCTTGGCCGTAGCCGGTTTCTTACCCTCCTCCTTTAAGATTGCGTTTTGGTGAAGGAATTTAGCCTTCTCAATCACTTCTCCGGTGACAAAATAGCTGTCTCCCGAATCCTTGATTTTTACGCGGGAAAACATCTGGCGGACGATTATTTCCGGATGCTTGTCGTGAATTAAAGCGCCTTGAGAAACGTAAATTTTCTGAATTTCATTAACTATATATTTTTGCGTGTCCTCCTGATTATTCAGTTTAAAAAATTCCTTCAAGTCAAAGTTTCCCTCGGATAAAGACTGTCCTTTTTTAACTTCATCGCCTACTTTTACCAAAGCCTTCGCTCTTAAAGGAATCTCGTATTTCATAATCTCGGTTTTTCCGGCCTTCTCTTTCTTGCTTGATTTCTTTGTTTCCTTAACCTCTGAATCATCATCCTCTTCCTTGCTTTCTTCTTGGTTTTTTACCTTAACCTCAATTACTCCTTCAGGGGTTATCTTTTCAATTTTGCCTTCAGACAAACAAATCACTGCCTTGCCTCTGGGAATTCTGGATTCAAAAATTTCCTGCACCCTCGGAAGTCCGGAAGTAATATCTCCGCCTCCGGCAACTCCTCCTGTGTGGAAGGTTCTCATCGTCAACTGGGTTCCCGGCTCTCCGATGGATTGGGCGGCGATAATTCCGACCGCCTCCCCTCTTTCAACTAATTTATTGGAAGCCAAATCCCAGCCATAGCATTGCTGGCAGATTCCATGAACAGACTTACAGCTCAAAGGAGACCTTACTTTAACTTTTTCAATATTAGCTTCTATTATT of Candidatus Nealsonbacteria bacterium CG07_land_8_20_14_0_80_39_13 contains these proteins:
- a CDS encoding single-stranded DNA-binding protein, which codes for MNLNKVLLIGRLTRDPENKSLPSGQQVTSFGMATDRYYTSKQGEKQQKTEFHNIVCFGRLAEISSQYMNKGSLVFIEGRLQTRNWNDASGNKKYRTEIIAERLQLGPRSAGSAGSPAGGIKTEPNIQRPASESKHFNEVRADEDIPIIEENEEIDVKDIPF
- the recA gene encoding recombinase RecA → MAKDLQEAVDEIKQRFGEGAIMKLRETRAVDIDVIPTGSVVLNAALGVGGVPRGRIIEIYGGESTGKTTLSLHILAEAQKKGGVGAFIDAEHAMDPEYARKIGVNVDDLLISQPDSGEQALQIVETLVKSGQVDVIVVDSVAALVPRAEIDGEVGEFQIGLQARLMSQALRKLSGIVSEAKTIIVFLNQTRMKIGVMWGNPETTPGGLALKFYASVRIELKRIAQIKHREEIVGNRIKAKIVKNKVAAPFKIAEYDIYYDEGISRTSGVIEAGIKSGVIKKAGSWLRYGELKLGQGTEASKNFLKENRELLEKIEGEIAKAVIPLVEPGDLSEES
- the trpS gene encoding tryptophan--tRNA ligase is translated as MLILSGIQPSGKLHIGNYLSAIRQWLELQKTEECVFFIADLHALTVPYDPKTLQEKILNIVAEYLACGLDPEKSIILVQSSVKEHSELCWLLNTITPIGELERMTQYKDKAKKFKANINAGLLDYPVLMAADILLYQTDLVPIGKDQVQHVELARTIARKFNSRFGETFKEPKPSLPKIGEKIMALDAPKKKMSKSSPEGCLFLFDEPEAITKKIMSATTDTGKIIKYSPSSKPGISNLLAIFSLFSNQPIEELEKKFKGEGYAKFKKELAALLVEKLEPIRKKKKEFLSREVYLKDILGKGAQRAGTIAQSTMADVKAKMGLI
- the rpsR gene encoding 30S ribosomal protein S18, encoding MACYFCQKNIKEIDFKNTDALQKFISGMAKIKPGKKTGTCSSHQRKISEAIKRARYLGLFA